agagcccgcctcctggccgctgattggacaatctctggaggcgctctgagggctctgattggccctctagaggcgacagcggccggcgattggagggagggtgggaccagcggccaagcctcctcccagctgttccggagccggccaatcaggatagagggaactgacaggaggcgggcgggagattcaaaccaggatttctttgttctgactgtataaatatgcctgaaaattactgtactgcatgcttacttgaggattcatccctgtaacgcatccttttcagctgaatcgcaaaataaacgcttcggtcgcagatctcctcttcagccttggtgagattgattttcaacgtttttgcgtctttttgaattggcctccgctggtcgctcgccaaggtcaggaccccatttgcggtcctttgggcctcccctcgctgggagaaacccccaaaagagctcgatatcagccCCATCTTTTCTATCTAGAAATGGACTTCCTTGTGGTTTCATAAAGTTTTTGAAACTTTTAAAGTAAACTCTGCACCTCATGTCTCTTTAAGCTCCAGAATCCTTTCCCTCCATGttcttgccagctgttaggaattgtgagagatgaagtccaaaacagctggaaaaggacagtttgagaaactctgctatgGGGAGATTTGCTCTTTCAGAGAAGTTGGACTGGAGCTGCAGGGGGACTTATAATTTGCAACCAGCCCTTAGaatgaattgtgcctggaaatacaTCAGTAGCCAAAGAAGCATTTTTAAGTAAGGGAGTTCTGTGCGTAGAGAACGGCTTGCATGGTGCCCAGGaagacagagaaaaggaaaaggcctcaTGTCCCAGTTCCCAAAGCCGGAGGCATTTGGAAAGCTCAGGCGTGTCAGCCCCAGAGGTTGGTCAGAGGCGGAGTCCTCAGCTGCTTTCCAGGAAGAGAAAGGCTGAGAAACGAAAGTAAGGCTGTTAGCTTTGTCTGGTCTCGGCAGTGGAGAAGCTTTGGTAGCCATGGCCTCTGGAGACCCTGTGAAGAAGCTCTGTGAGGAACTGGCCTGTCCCATCTGCCTAGAGTATTTCAAGAAGCCTGTGACCATCTCCTGTGGGCACAATTTCTGCCAAGCCTGCCTGGATCAATgctgggaggagaaagaggcctCCTGCCCACAATGCAGGGAGAAAGTGCAGGAAGGGGACGTCAAGCCAAATAGGTCACTGGCGAACCTGGTGGAGATCGCCAAGGAACTAGGGAgccaaaaggcagaagagaagggcAGAGTCTGCCAGAGGCACCAGGAGCCCCTGAAGCTCTTCTGCAAGGACCACGAGGCCCTCATCTGTGTGGTGTGCGACAGGTCAAAGGAGCACAAAACCCACCAGGTGATCCCTCTGGAGGAGGCATCAAAGGAGTACAAGGTAGGAGGGGGTAAAATAGAGACTCCTAACAAGGCGTTGTCCACCCCACAATACAAGTCTGGCAGTTCAATATTTCTCCAGACCGTGAGGTTTTCAGAGttccaggatgcatctacatcgtagaattaatgcagttctattccactttaactgccatggctcaatgctacataCAATGGTAGTTGCACTTATACAagatcttttctatttttgccaAAGGGTTCCAGTGCcttaccaaaccacaaatccaaaatcccttggcagttaaagtagtattaaaatgtgttaattttacagtgtagatgcaccatgaaAGTTGAGCAACAGGTAAAAAAAAAGatccctgaacattaggaagaatttcctgatggtgaTGCCGAAGAAACTGCTGAtcagtctgtctctctctgctacTGTCTTCAAACTGTCggtctgcatagctcaagcctgaacaaaaatgtaacagtatccaaaagttctaGGCTTAGCctgctccccaggcattgcctgaccaatcagcttcatgcgtcttattttgcagttgtcacgcacacacacacattaactgatcccttgcatgctccaacagaaaccgccttgagttgccttctggAAGTAATACTGTATAACAAAAGCAGAGAGGGCTGCCAGCAGAGGTCAACATTGTCCAAAGTGCCCATAAAATTCAATAAATGTTGTATGGTTGACAGCATGATGTTTGAAACCATTCTAAACCTTGAAAGAAAGCAGTGAGCAAgagctttcttttcctcttcaggATCAGATTTGGAATTTTCTGGAGActctgaagaaggagagagagaaaattctgGACTACCATATAGACACTGCATGGGAAAGCCACAATCTGCTCGTAAGTGGCATTAGAAAATGAGTATGTATTATAGCCCTAAATGTGAGCCTGAAACAACTGAATTCCTTTTGTCAAAAATATCTCCCATTATAGCAGACTTGATAGCACAAAAAATATTGACCCAAACCCATTCCAGTGTCAGGCCCTTGCAGGTGTCCACAAGGCTCTTTCACCACTGGATATTTTCTTTGTGAAGATATGTAAGCCCCACTCCAAAAGAATGCGGCAAATTCACTCCAAAGACCCCCTTTCTGCCTCTCACTCctgcttctcctttcctttcttctaggAGAAAacccagagagagaaggagaagactgTGGCTACATTCAGGCTCATGCATCAGTTTCTAGAAGAACAAGAGAGGAATCTGCTGGCAAAAATGGAAGAAGTGGAGAAGGAGATTTCAGCCAAAAGTGAGGAACATCTGGCCAGACTCTCCAAAGAAGTCTCCTCTCTCTCGAAACTCATCCAAGAGATGGAGGAGAAGCATCAGCAGCCAGCAAGTGAACTCCTCCAGGTGAGGCCCATATTGTCACCTTGGATGGCTGAGACTGTAACACTTCAGTCCTTCATGGCTTTATGTACACAAACTGTTGTATGACATTACCTTTGTGCTGTGTTTATAAGgcaattaagaaaaataaaatgagtTTAAGACTTGGGCTAaggagccccccggtggcgcagtgggttaaacccttgtgccagcaggactgaagactagcaggtcacaggttcaaatccagggagagcacagatgagctccctctgtcagctccagcaccccatgcagggacatgagagaagcctcccacaaggatggtaaaacatcaaaacatccaggcgtcccctgggtaacatccttgcaggcagccaattctctcacatcagaagcgacttgcagtctcgcAAAAGTTTCGGGCTCCATCTCTAAATCATCAGATTGATTCACCGATCAATAGATCACACAAATATGATCTCTCTATTTTTCAGTACACCAATctttcccaacctttttaaccCATGTGTGATGTAGATTATTGCATAGGCAGAGCCCTGGCTGATTTGCAAATGTTTGTCATatagtccattgtcattcatctATCCAACAAAATCGGTTCACGTACGCGCTCTATGACATGTGTTCTTAAAAATGACCCCCTcctctaataatgataataactatACATTTATGACATATGTTTATAGATCTTAGCTGGGTCTCAGCCCaagcccagccccaaacattcctgggaggattaAAACCCCAGGCCATAGGCAGTGCCCATCCAAAGAAGACAGTGGCCCTGTCTCCCTTATAGGCTTCTCCTGTGTCTTGAATCATTTTAATGCTTTATTAATAAACAGAGAAGAGGAGaatatccttctttggaggttttgaaatagaagctggatggctatccagCTTTGATTGTGAATTCTTGCATTGCATCTGGTTGGACTAAAGAGATCCAGATTCCTAATATGCTGGGGCTTGCATTTGATCAGTGTTTGGTGGCTCGGCAAAAAGCTGCTTGTAAAATAGTGCCAGTGGTTCCATAGATCTACCCATCTCCTCCTTAGTTTGCGGAGAAAGTTCTGCTTCACCCTCCTGGGTTTGCTTCAATGATTTCTGTAAGTTGGATACCCTGTTTTTGAGAGCGGTCTCCATGCAAATGCCTCTGCTgagttctttcttcccttcatttaCAGGATATCAGAAGCTTCTTACATGGGTAAGTTAATCTTCTCTCCTCTCCCACAAAAGCTTAGATTTCCACATGAAATACATTACTCTCAAAAGCAGCAGCTCATTGTAGGAGTTGGTGTTTGCTTGATTTTCACAGAAAGAATTGGACTTGATGGCCAATGAGACaactttcaactctatgattctgtggagtATCTACACTCTTAGTGCGATTTGTTAACAACTTTAATTTGTTATTCACTTCTCTTCATGACTTGAGGCAGGACACAACCCAGCCGAAGCACATCACCATGAATACGCACCATAAAATAGTACATGACAActcaccatcacaaaacacatatctTAAAATACACAACGCAAGGATTCAAATGCAGAGCCAAGAGAAggtaaatttaaaattcacagtCTGAAATAGTCctgaactgccacggctcaatgctgtggaatccaggcaccagcgctctttggcagagaagtcccCGTAAATGATTGCATAGCACTGCGCCATGGGAGaggtaaagtggcgtcaaactgcattcgttctgttTGTGCATCCTCTGAGATTGTTCTTTCTCCTCCAGGTATAAGAACAAGGAGACATTCAAGACTTCTGCAGCCTTTCCTCCTGCTCTGAAGTGGAAGATCTGGGACTTCTGTGATATCAATCCCTTTCAGGAGGGTGTCATGAAGCAATTTAGAGGTAAGGGAGAAAGTCTTCCCAAAAGCATTTGGAAAGTTAGTGCCACAAAACAGGAGATTGGAATGCCAATCAAATCAAAATggtattatttgctgtatttttttttggtACTGGTCTATTATTAcaggaaaatattattattatttatttatttatttatttatttatttatttatattctgctttgtctcccccaaaggggactcaaaacaaCTTGAGGCCTAAAGGAGAGAAACCACTTTCCCCTGTTtacctgttattccccccacccgtGTCGCCGTTCCCAAAACAACCATCACTTGTGATGTGGCAAAAGGGGGTGGGAATAATGAGCGAAAATGGGGAAaacggttttcctccttcaacttccCCAACCTCCCCCTGCCCatcaaatggactatccttctctgatAAGGCCCCGTCTTGGAGTCTGCCCGGATCATGAAATAGTGCCATTTTgttcttttccattttatttcaagtgtggaaTCACATTTTAGTTGTGAAGTGAATCAAAATGAaatgacacttgggaagtatctgacatgtgatccaatacaacagccagcagaatgatcttgtttgctgtgtactaatcttgttgtgtttctaatcatcatcatcatcatcatcatcattgtttgtatcctgccctccctgaaaggactcaggactttcaacaataaacaaaaacaataaacaaaatcaataaataatatagCACTGACAATCATCACATATCacttaatacaataaaaacacaatagcataaacattagtaaaataaattttaaaactcTTTTGCCCTCTAAAACTAATAGAAATATATGTATCATTGAAAACCAGCCAATTCCTAAGATCAGGATATCCAAAATTGTACGTTATAATTCTAATAGCCATTCAAGTCCTGTCCGCTAAGGTGGTTAATGCTCTTAGCCATTATCAAAAGCCtgctggaatagccaggtttttaactcATTCCTGAAAAGTAAAAGACTGGGAATTTGCCTCATTTCCTTGGGGAGGGCAATCCAGAGtcggggccactaccaagaaggccctctccctcgtccccaccaacctcgcttGTGATGAGATGGGATCGGTAGGATGGCCTCCCTGGCTGGTCTTAAGGCCCgaaataatccacactatctgctctgagctggaatatataaatctagactgccatataatcctattcaaagcagataatcaggattttatatggcagtgtcgaagggGCCTAGATTGCCCAGTGAGAAGTTGAGCATCTGGAAGAAGTTGCACTTGGAGGACAAGAGATTCTTCGAGAGGTGTTCTCTGTAGGGATCTCTAGTCCCCCAGCATGACATTACAATTGAGTCACTCTGGAGGGGACTTGGAGACTCCCAGAGAGAACATTTTGATCAATGAGACGTAACTCTCTGTGAATGAAGTCTCACTACATCCCTCTTGTGTTGTTTCCTCCTGGGTTTCCGAGAGTCACCATGTTGTGTGAAGCCtcattctcttttttctctctccagcctCTCTGGAATCTGGGCTTCAGCAGCAAaaaggtaaacaaacaaacagattttttttcacagagGGTTGCATTGAGGCCAAGAGAGTGGAGTGTGGTTCGCCTGTCTGAGTAAGCATTAATgcatacataagcattaaaaacatttgtctcaatattaaaatacactgtttaaaaccatcttgatcatctgcatcaaatctaattgccCTATTAAGGTTTCCTATCACTGCTTTactgccctgtcccgaaagcttggtcccacagccaagtttttatcatccttctgaaggacaggagggagggggccgatctgatctcactaggaagggagttccataaccggagggggcaatcactgagaaggccctgtcactcgtccccaccagtcgtgcttgtgaCAATgccaggacagagagcagggcctcctcggaggattttaatctccatgatggttcatagggggagatgcgttcggacacgTAAATTGGTCCgggaccgtttagggctttataggccaaagccagcattttgaattgtgcccgatatcaaattggcagccagtggagctggtgtaacatgggagttgtatgctccctttatGCCGCCCCAgctattaacctggctgcctctcattggactatctgaatccattaaaaccggacgagcaggtgctctcgttacatcttcagagactgcagtAATTGTGGCATCCAGGTCGGAGCAAGTCAGAGCGACTTTATCCGTGAAGAACCGGGCAAATGCCTGAAAGCGAGCTGTTGAAGGGACAGGGACCCCGTCACAGGTGGCGGGGTTCAATAAACCTCTGACCgttcgaaacagctcagctggacgattccttGTGGTCGCAATGTTGGCCACAATGAGATTTACTTGCAGCCTTCATTGCGTGTTCGGTCTGACTCGCTGCGAGATGTCTGCCACATGGCCTCTAGACTCCCCTTCGTTGGCTTCATCGCTTCCAGCTCCTCCTTGAACccaggggctggtttagcttTGCTACTCAAGAGGCGTCACTCCGGAGCAATCGTATCTATTGCAATTTTGCATCTCTAGATAAAGCATAAGCCTCCTTCCCCAATGTGAAAGATGTGGGAATTTAATATTGGCTTAAAACCGGATTATTAGTCTGCCTCCAAATTCTTTCTGACTTCTAGCAAACTAAGACTATCCCATCAGAGGGTTTTCTGGGGCCGAGAGTGTGTGATTGGCACAAGTttgctcagtgggtttccatgacagagGAGGAATCaaatcctgttctccagagtcatagtccaaacaCCCCATGCTCTAGTGTTTCTcgtaagaagaggaggagcataATCTAGAATCGAAGATTTGAGAGGGTGAGGAAATATTTCCATGTCATGTTTTTAGAATCAGAGATAGAGGCTTGCCTCCCATCAGTtcaccctttccttcttttcttttcttttcttttcatttcttctctctctctctctctctctcttcacccctGATCTGTTTCCACCACCTACAGCACACGTGACTCTGGATCCAGACACAGCCCATCCTCATCTCATCCTCTCTGAAGATCACAGACGTGTGACATGTGGAGAGAAACAGCAAGATCTTCCTGACAATCCTGAGAGATTCAATCGTTATACTTTAGTGCTGGGCCAGGAGGGATTCACGGAAGGCAGGCATTTTTGGGATGTCCTTGTGGGGAGTGAGGAAGGATGGTCTGTGGGAATTGCCAGAAAGTCTGTGCAGAGAAAGGACCCACACTTTGGCCCTGAGGCTGGGACCTGGGAAGTGGGAAAGTGGAAGAGTGCATACAGATTCTACTCCGACAACGATGTTTGCACATCTCTGACTCTGAGCAAAGAGCCCAAGAGGGTCCGAGTGTCTCTGAACTACGAAGGGGGTCGGGTGGCCTTTTATGATGCAGACTCATTAGCGCTGATCTTGGAATACCCTCCAGCCTCTTTCTCAGGAGAGACCCTCCTACCCTACTTTTATGTGGATGAAAAAGCCCAACTGGAGCTCTCTCCCTAAAGATAGAGAGCAAAGTCCAAAGACTCACACCAGCCGAGACACAAGAGGAGCTTTATCTCCAGAGATCTGGAACTGTTAATTCTTTTTGCTCTCTTTCTGAAGCCTCTCTGTGCTCCCTTTACATATTTGTGGAGTATAAATGAAGAACCCACTCCTCATGGGAGTGCTCTGCTCAGGGATCAGCTGGGGACTTCTTCCTCCCATTTGGAAAGCCCAGctacaacaatagcaacaaagagagaataaaagaCCCAAGTCAATTATTCGTCAAAAACTCCATTTATTGGAATTCACTAGTAAGTCTATTTGCTCCTCCCTTTCCTGGCGtttctcaagacttggctgtgacGGTAAACAAAGGGGGTGATAAAGTGTAGCATTGCCTCACCCCCTTGCCAACTGGAAACAATActttttctccatcttctgtcctcATAGTGGCCCCTTGTCCTGAGTAGAAGTTACACGTTAGGAAAATCACCCATTTCTTCATGAACAATCCATAGTTTTTCACGATCTGAATAATCAAAGGCTTTGCTATAAATCATAAAGCAATACTTTTCTGCACTCCATTAACCATCATATGTTTCAATATGATCCCTTGTGCCTCTTTGTTTTCTGAACGCAGCTTGGACATCTGGCCTTTTTTTCACTCTGTATATAGTAAAATACTTGTTTTGGTAACATTTGAGTATCACTTGTTTCATGCGTGGAAGATCAATGCAGTGGTCCCACTTGTCCGAAAGCTCGGGTCTCCCACTGTACTTGAACTCTGATTGATCTATTGAGAACATGCACTGATGAAGGCAGGATCAGAAATGGTTTTCTTCAGCAATGGCCAAAGTGGATGCTGGGGGACACAGCGTAATCCCACATCTGACGTGCCTCCCAGTCACAAGGGTGGGTATTTTATAGACATTTGCAGTCATTACAAAGAGTGGACATGTGCTGTGATTGGTGCAAATAACAATCCTCAATCTCATTGGTTCAAAAGTACATTCATTTACAGTTTGTAATTGGTGCACAGTGCAGAATAAAGTGACATTGGTTAACCTTGAAGCTGCCTGCTGTCTGGTGTGTTCTCTCCACTCTGAAAACGGGAGCGTTTGAGAATGGAGTGCTGT
This genomic interval from Anolis sagrei isolate rAnoSag1 chromosome 2, rAnoSag1.mat, whole genome shotgun sequence contains the following:
- the LOC137094756 gene encoding zinc finger protein RFP-like, with translation MASGDPVKKLCEELACPICLEYFKKPVTISCGHNFCQACLDQCWEEKEASCPQCREKVQEGDVKPNRSLANLVEIAKELGSQKAEEKGRVCQRHQEPLKLFCKDHEALICVVCDRSKEHKTHQVIPLEEASKEYKDQIWNFLETLKKEREKILDYHIDTAWESHNLLEKTQREKEKTVATFRLMHQFLEEQERNLLAKMEEVEKEISAKSEEHLARLSKEVSSLSKLIQEMEEKHQQPASELLQDIRSFLHGYKNKETFKTSAAFPPALKWKIWDFCDINPFQEGVMKQFRASLESGLQQQKAHVTLDPDTAHPHLILSEDHRRVTCGEKQQDLPDNPERFNRYTLVLGQEGFTEGRHFWDVLVGSEEGWSVGIARKSVQRKDPHFGPEAGTWEVGKWKSAYRFYSDNDVCTSLTLSKEPKRVRVSLNYEGGRVAFYDADSLALILEYPPASFSGETLLPYFYVDEKAQLELSP